A genomic region of Pyrus communis chromosome 14, drPyrComm1.1, whole genome shotgun sequence contains the following coding sequences:
- the LOC137716118 gene encoding aspartic proteinase 36-like, with amino-acid sequence MDLHKNPRAVLGCFLIFSTFFPDASANFVFSVSHKFNGRDGRSLSELKAHDSLRHGRILAGSASAVDVQLGGNGRPSETGLYFAKLGIGSPSKDYFVQVDTGSDILWVNCIDCTNCPKKSDIGVKLTLYDPKGSSSSNAVTCNQEFCTSKYNGQLPGCQPDLLCQYDVTYGDGSATAGYFVKDTIQFDKGTNGSVVFGCGAKQSGQLGKSSEALDGILGFGQANSSVFSQLAASGKVKKQFAHCLDNVGGGGIFAIGEVVEPKVKNTTPLVRGQAHYNVVMEAIEVGGDVLQLASDAFDTGSNAGTIIDSGTTLGYLPEEVFDAVMKKILAKQPDLKLHTVDDQFTCFQFSNNVDKGFPLVKFHFKNSASLTVYPHDYLFQLKEDVWCSGWQSSGLKSKSGDSMTLLGDLVLSNKLVIYDLENQMIGWTDYNCSSSIKVRNEKTGGVDTIGAHNLSSASPFTTGRLLLTFFLLISAVF; translated from the coding sequence ATGGATCTTCACAAAAATCCAAGAGCCGTTCTGGGttgttttctgattttctcCACATTTTTTCCAGATGCGTCGGCAAATTTCGTGTTCTCCGTCAGCCACAAGTTCAACGGCCGTGACGGGCGGTCGTTGAGCGAGCTCAAAGCCCACGATTCCCTCCGCCACGGCCGGATTCTCGCCGGCTCTGCTTCTGCGGTGGATGTACAGCTGGGCGGCAATGGCCGTCCGTCAGAGACCGGATTATACTTTGCCAAGCTCGGAATTGGGTCGCCGTCCAAGGACTATTTTGTCCAGGTGGATACAGGGAGTGACATCCTGTGGGTCAATTGCATCGACTGCACAAACTGTCCAAAGAAAAGTGATATTGGCGTGAAGCTCACATTGTATGATCCGAAAGGCTCTTCGAGTTCGAATGCTGTTACTTGTAATCAGGAGTTTTGCACGTCGAAATACAACGGTCAGCTTCCGGGCTGCCAGCCGGACTTGCTCTGCCAATACGACGTGACTTATGGTGACGGAAGTGCGACGGCGGGATACTTTGTGAAGGACACTATTCAATTTGATAAGGGGACTAATGGCAGTGTTGTGTTTGGTTGCGGAGCTAAGCAATCAGGGCAGCTGGGCAAGTCATCCGAGGCGCTTGATGGGATTCTAGGATTCGGGCAGGCGAATTCGTCTGTGTTTTCCCAGCTGGCTGCTTCCGGGAAGGTGAAGAAACAATTTGCACATTGTTTGGACAATGTTGGCGGAGGCGGGATTTTTGCCATTGGCGAAGTTGTGGAGCCAAAAGTGAAGAACACAACTCCGTTGGTGCGGGGGCAGGCGCATTACAATGTTGTAATGGAGGCAATTGAGGTGGGAGGTGATGTCCTGCAGCTCGCCTCTGATGCTTTCGACACGGGGTCAAACGCAGGGACGATCATCGACAGCGGAACAACCCTGGGCTATCTCCCGGAGGAGGTTTTCGACGCAGTGATGAAGAAGATTTTAGCCAAGCAACCAGACTTGAAATTGCACACAGTTGACGACCAGTTCACATGCTTCCAATTTTCCAACAATGTAGACAAGGGATTTCCATTGGTGAAGTTCCACTTCAAGAATTCGGCTTCCCTGACGGTTTATCCCCATGACTATCTGTTCCAGCTGAAGGAAGATGTGTGGTGTTCCGGCTGGCAGAGCAGCGGGTTGAAATCGAAAAGCGGAGACTCCATGACGCTTCTCGGTGATTTGGTGCTGTCGAACAAGCTGGTGATTTATGATCTGGAGAATCAGATGATCGGATGGACCGACTACAACTGCTCATCAAGCATCAAGGTGCGGAATGAGAAGACAGGAGGGGTAGATACAATTGGTGCTCACAATCTTTCTTCAGCTTCCCCTTTTACAACCGGGAGATTATTATTGACATTCTTCTTGTTAATATCTGCTGTGTTTTAG